In bacterium, the following are encoded in one genomic region:
- a CDS encoding lamin tail domain-containing protein: MKKFLIVPLFFLLLAPLAAQQADHVVISEFATRGAAGNQAGEFVELYNPGSGDVDISGWELQYRSASGSSYFALVSIPEGSVMRGKSFFLITGSSWAESPAADVQWSSSGMADNGNIRIVDDAGKEVDRVGYGSGNDPEGSGAPNHGESANGNSVERKASSTSTASDLAAGGSEEFAGNGWDSDDNAQDFIVQSNGRNPQNSASAQEPPSADGSGSAEISPTETDAAEDFTATITFRPSPDYSISGMKIVIPVGMLWTGDPADVQTDTRLQAEIAATGDTVYLTRLSFAEEEAEITISNITAASTTGNYPFTILTFGSEQYLPIQNPPTVFVAGGPIPIAEARENNASGVPVKLGEIVTVNGLVTVADQFGAPAYVQDHTGGIAVYDFNFTEAVSIGDEVTITGTITHYNGLTEMENVTLDAKPSTGNAIIPLEVSIADILGDGQNGNEQYESRLLRINGVTVNTQAWTVSGSGVNYTLSDGTKELDVRIDNDVPFAGQPAPGGSFDIVGVLSQYQRNSPYVGGYQLMPRISSDIIASGPRLLTTPMHERPTETDAVTISWTVSPDATAHLRYGLTDAYELGYAAGSGTPAAEQEVRITGLDPATIYKVQPFSVAGSDTSFAQPMYVSTRSLTSTGTINAYFNQDVNNDIAGAEPAAGDVKLENLLMDRIDAAQYSIDLCFYSLSGMVGDDIADRLLAAKDRGVSIRAIFETDNANTNAIRTVRNNLPAIVDNFDRANAGAGLMHNKFVVIDGRDRSSDTDDWVMMGSWNPTDPGTDNDAQNVLAIQDQALAGAYTREFEEMWGSDTETPNSTLSRFGARKLDNTPHVFSIGDDDIPVDLYFSPSDQTTRIILREIERAKQSLYFATLTFTRDDLARALVDQHDAGLSVRGIMDNNSDQGNEFSYLQSSGVDVFLKKGLSGLLHHKYLLVDADGGDDPGIVTGSHNWSNSAEFSNNENTIVLHDRSLAEQYLQEWYTRYRDAGGSAIIVLDVDGANVVPEGFTATLYPQPVTQGAQAAVRTDGFSSVEEIRLFDMLGRELYRRAAVTDAFRSGNFLLPTAQLRPGSYMLLLTTRDRQQHALRFIVVPN, from the coding sequence ATGAAGAAGTTTTTGATTGTTCCGCTGTTTTTCCTTCTGCTGGCGCCGCTTGCCGCCCAGCAGGCCGATCATGTCGTCATCAGTGAGTTCGCCACCCGCGGTGCCGCGGGCAACCAGGCAGGCGAATTCGTTGAACTGTACAATCCCGGCAGCGGGGATGTGGACATCTCCGGCTGGGAACTGCAGTACCGCTCCGCCAGCGGATCGTCGTATTTCGCCCTCGTCAGCATTCCCGAAGGAAGCGTCATGCGAGGGAAGTCGTTTTTCCTGATCACCGGCAGCAGCTGGGCCGAGAGTCCTGCTGCGGACGTACAATGGTCCTCTTCCGGTATGGCCGACAATGGCAATATCCGTATCGTTGACGATGCCGGAAAGGAAGTGGACCGTGTCGGCTACGGAAGCGGGAATGACCCGGAAGGATCCGGAGCGCCGAATCACGGCGAGAGCGCAAACGGGAACAGCGTTGAGCGCAAGGCCTCTTCTACATCCACCGCCTCCGATCTCGCGGCCGGCGGCAGTGAGGAATTCGCCGGAAACGGGTGGGACAGTGACGACAATGCGCAGGACTTCATCGTGCAGTCCAACGGACGCAACCCGCAAAACAGCGCGAGCGCACAGGAACCACCTTCGGCCGACGGTTCGGGCAGTGCGGAAATTTCTCCCACCGAGACCGATGCGGCTGAGGATTTCACCGCAACGATTACCTTCCGTCCCTCACCCGACTACAGCATCTCAGGCATGAAAATCGTCATTCCTGTTGGAATGCTGTGGACGGGAGATCCTGCCGATGTGCAAACCGATACACGGCTGCAGGCTGAAATCGCGGCCACGGGGGATACGGTGTATCTCACACGGCTGTCCTTCGCTGAAGAGGAAGCGGAGATCACCATCAGCAATATCACGGCCGCTTCAACGACGGGGAATTACCCCTTCACCATCCTGACCTTCGGCAGCGAACAGTATCTGCCCATTCAGAATCCGCCGACGGTTTTTGTGGCCGGGGGACCCATTCCCATTGCGGAAGCGCGTGAAAACAACGCCAGCGGCGTTCCTGTCAAGCTGGGTGAAATCGTTACGGTCAATGGACTCGTTACCGTAGCGGATCAGTTTGGCGCACCTGCCTACGTACAGGATCACACCGGCGGAATCGCGGTGTATGATTTCAATTTCACCGAGGCCGTCAGTATCGGTGACGAGGTAACTATCACCGGCACCATCACGCACTATAATGGACTGACGGAGATGGAGAACGTCACCCTCGATGCCAAACCTTCCACCGGCAACGCCATCATTCCACTGGAAGTCTCCATCGCAGATATTCTCGGTGACGGACAGAACGGAAATGAGCAGTATGAATCGCGCCTCCTCCGCATCAACGGGGTGACGGTGAATACGCAGGCATGGACGGTGAGCGGCTCGGGCGTGAATTACACGCTGTCGGATGGCACGAAGGAATTGGATGTGCGTATCGACAACGATGTGCCGTTTGCGGGACAGCCGGCGCCGGGCGGCAGCTTCGATATCGTGGGTGTGCTGAGCCAGTATCAGCGCAACAGTCCCTACGTCGGCGGCTATCAGCTCATGCCGCGTATCAGCAGCGATATTATTGCATCAGGTCCGCGCCTGCTGACCACACCCATGCATGAGCGTCCCACAGAAACCGATGCCGTGACCATCAGCTGGACGGTCTCGCCTGACGCCACGGCACATCTTCGCTATGGTCTCACTGATGCCTACGAACTCGGCTATGCCGCGGGCAGCGGTACTCCCGCCGCAGAGCAGGAGGTGCGCATCACAGGACTCGACCCCGCAACCATCTATAAAGTGCAGCCTTTTTCCGTCGCCGGCAGCGACACCAGTTTCGCGCAGCCGATGTACGTCAGCACGCGCAGTTTGACTTCCACCGGTACCATCAATGCGTATTTCAACCAGGACGTCAACAACGATATAGCTGGTGCGGAGCCTGCGGCAGGAGACGTGAAACTGGAGAATCTCCTCATGGATCGCATCGATGCCGCGCAGTACAGCATCGACCTGTGCTTTTACTCCCTCAGTGGCATGGTCGGCGATGATATCGCCGATCGTCTGCTCGCAGCGAAGGATCGCGGTGTCAGCATCCGCGCCATTTTTGAGACGGACAACGCGAACACCAACGCGATTCGCACCGTCCGCAACAACCTGCCTGCCATCGTCGATAATTTCGACCGCGCCAATGCGGGTGCCGGACTGATGCACAACAAGTTCGTCGTCATCGACGGGCGGGATCGCAGCAGCGATACCGATGACTGGGTGATGATGGGCTCGTGGAACCCGACCGATCCCGGAACGGACAATGACGCGCAGAACGTGCTGGCGATACAGGACCAGGCGCTTGCCGGGGCCTACACCCGCGAGTTCGAGGAAATGTGGGGATCTGATACCGAGACGCCCAACAGTACGCTCTCACGCTTCGGCGCACGCAAGCTCGACAACACGCCGCATGTGTTCTCCATCGGCGACGACGATATCCCTGTGGATCTGTATTTCAGTCCCAGTGACCAGACCACGCGCATCATCCTCCGGGAAATCGAGCGCGCAAAACAATCGCTGTATTTCGCGACACTCACATTCACGCGCGACGATCTGGCACGCGCGCTGGTCGATCAGCATGATGCCGGACTTTCAGTGCGCGGAATCATGGACAACAATTCCGACCAGGGAAACGAATTTTCCTACCTGCAGAGCAGTGGGGTGGACGTGTTCCTGAAAAAAGGGCTGTCCGGCCTGCTGCATCACAAGTATCTGCTCGTGGATGCGGACGGCGGTGATGATCCCGGTATCGTGACGGGCTCGCACAACTGGTCGAACTCTGCTGAATTCTCGAACAATGAAAACACCATCGTTTTGCATGACCGCTCGCTGGCCGAGCAATATCTGCAGGAATGGTACACGCGGTATCGCGATGCCGGCGGCAGCGCGATCATCGTCCTGGATGTCGACGGCGCGAATGTCGTGCCCGAGGGCTTTACCGCCACGCTGTATCCGCAGCCGGTCACACAGGGCGCGCAGGCAGCCGTGCGAACCGATGGCTTCTCATCAGTTGAGGAAATCCGTCTGTTCGATATGCTGGGACGTGAGCTGTATCGCCGCGCAGCCGTGACGGATGCATTCCGGTCAGGAAACTTTCTTCTCCCGACCGCGCAGCTTCGTCCGGGCAGCTACATGTTGCTTCTTACGACGCGTGACCGGCAGCAGCATGCGCTGCGCTTCATTGTCGTCCCGAACTGA
- a CDS encoding polyprenol monophosphomannose synthase: MKRALIIIPTYNELENIQNIVPDILSRDDRLEVLVVDDNSPDGTAGKVRGMMEGNDRIHLLEREKKMGLGTAYVAGFKYAIAQGYDYVFEMDADFSHDPSTLPRFLEAIEEFDLVLGSRYIEGVNVVNWPMKRLLLSYFANQYTRIVTGLPVRDATGGFKCFRIEVLKAIDLDQVRSNGYSFQIEMSFKAWKKGFRIHEIPIIFMDRRVGISKMSKKIVREAVTMVWRLRFQSMFGKIS, encoded by the coding sequence ATGAAGCGCGCACTGATCATCATACCGACTTACAACGAGCTGGAGAACATCCAGAACATCGTGCCGGACATCCTTTCGCGGGATGACCGGCTTGAAGTATTGGTCGTCGATGATAATTCCCCTGACGGCACCGCCGGCAAGGTACGCGGGATGATGGAAGGCAATGACCGCATCCATCTGCTCGAGCGCGAAAAGAAAATGGGCCTGGGCACCGCCTACGTCGCCGGTTTCAAGTATGCCATCGCGCAGGGATATGATTACGTCTTTGAGATGGATGCCGATTTTTCGCACGATCCGAGTACCCTTCCGCGTTTTCTCGAAGCGATAGAGGAATTCGACCTCGTCCTCGGCTCCCGTTACATCGAAGGAGTGAATGTGGTGAACTGGCCGATGAAGCGCCTGCTGCTCAGCTATTTCGCCAACCAGTACACACGCATCGTCACCGGTCTCCCCGTGCGCGATGCGACCGGCGGCTTCAAATGCTTCCGCATCGAAGTGCTGAAAGCCATTGACCTCGACCAGGTGCGCAGCAACGGCTACAGCTTCCAGATCGAAATGAGCTTCAAAGCCTGGAAAAAAGGCTTCCGCATTCACGAAATCCCCATCATCTTCATGGATCGCCGCGTCGGTATCTCGAAGATGTCCAAAAAGATCGTTCGCGAAGCCGTCACGATGGTCTGGCGCCTGCGCTTCCAGAGCATGTTCGGTAAAATATCTTGA
- a CDS encoding S9 family peptidase has protein sequence MHRMGIVLFLSLLLVSCARKEEPLIPRADLFGNPDRASLQISPDGKFISYLAPVDGVLNVWVAPAAEPGNAKSVTNDKNRGIRQYFWSYEPGQLLYLQDEGGDENWMLHSVNVESGSDQNLTPFEEILDADGNPIMLPSGKKMRPRVQVEQVSPDTPQEILVGLNKRDPQFFDIYRLNILTGEMEMIQKNEQFAGFVTDDTYAVRFATRVTPEGGSQYFTPDGRGGWELYMTISAEDLMTTSIMGFDRDGSTLYMRDSRNRNTAALVAINMQTEEQTVLEENDKADISGIMADPATGRVQAVSTNYERVAWDILDGAIADDIEYLESVVDGDLSVTARTLDDSKWTVAYVKDNGPVRYYLYDRKAGKAEFLFTNRSSLEQYTLASMTPVVITARDGLDLVSYLTLPVASDEDRDGRPDEALPMVLLVHGGPWARDSWGYHPMHQWLANRGYAVLSVNFRGSTGFGKKFINAANLEWAGAMHDDLLDAVNWAVDEGVAVREKVGIMGGSYGGYATLVGLTFTPDEFACGVDIVGPSNLNTLLASIPPYWKPTLDLFSTRVGDPRTEEGKALLEERSPLNHVDQISKPLLIGQGANDPRVKQAEADQIVKAMQEKNIPVTYVLYPDEGHGFARPENRLSFYAVSEIFLAQHLGGRTEPIGSDFENSSIEVPEGAANIPGLSEALKSNE, from the coding sequence CTGCACAGGATGGGCATCGTGCTTTTCCTGTCGTTACTGCTTGTTTCATGTGCCAGGAAAGAGGAACCTTTGATTCCACGCGCAGATCTTTTTGGTAATCCCGATCGGGCGTCCCTGCAGATCAGTCCTGACGGAAAATTCATCAGTTATCTCGCACCGGTCGACGGTGTGCTCAATGTCTGGGTGGCCCCGGCGGCCGAGCCGGGCAATGCGAAATCGGTGACAAATGACAAGAACCGCGGCATCCGGCAGTATTTCTGGTCGTACGAACCCGGCCAGCTGCTGTATCTGCAGGACGAAGGGGGGGATGAGAACTGGATGCTTCACAGCGTCAATGTGGAGTCTGGCAGCGACCAGAACCTGACGCCATTTGAGGAAATTCTGGATGCGGATGGCAATCCCATCATGCTCCCGAGCGGGAAGAAAATGCGTCCCCGCGTGCAGGTCGAGCAGGTCAGTCCCGACACGCCGCAGGAGATACTCGTCGGACTCAACAAACGCGATCCGCAGTTCTTCGATATCTACCGGCTCAATATACTCACCGGCGAAATGGAGATGATTCAGAAAAACGAACAGTTCGCCGGTTTCGTGACGGATGATACTTATGCCGTGCGTTTTGCGACACGCGTTACGCCCGAGGGCGGCAGCCAGTATTTCACGCCCGACGGCCGAGGCGGCTGGGAACTGTACATGACCATCTCCGCAGAAGATCTGATGACCACGTCGATCATGGGCTTCGACCGCGACGGCAGCACGTTGTACATGCGTGACAGCAGAAACCGCAACACCGCTGCGCTGGTCGCGATCAACATGCAGACGGAAGAACAAACCGTGCTGGAGGAAAACGACAAGGCGGATATTTCCGGCATCATGGCGGATCCGGCCACGGGGCGCGTGCAGGCGGTTTCGACGAACTACGAACGCGTCGCGTGGGATATTCTTGACGGAGCAATCGCGGACGATATCGAGTATCTCGAATCGGTGGTGGACGGTGACCTGTCCGTCACAGCGCGGACGCTCGACGACAGCAAGTGGACGGTGGCGTATGTGAAAGACAACGGTCCCGTACGCTACTATCTCTATGACCGAAAGGCCGGGAAAGCGGAATTCCTCTTCACCAACCGCAGTTCCCTCGAGCAGTACACGCTGGCGAGCATGACGCCGGTGGTCATAACGGCACGCGACGGACTCGATCTCGTCAGCTACCTCACCCTGCCTGTGGCCTCCGATGAAGACAGGGACGGTCGTCCCGACGAAGCCCTGCCCATGGTGCTGCTCGTGCATGGTGGACCCTGGGCGCGTGACAGCTGGGGCTACCATCCCATGCATCAGTGGCTTGCCAACCGGGGGTATGCGGTGCTCAGCGTGAATTTCCGTGGCTCGACAGGCTTCGGGAAGAAATTCATCAATGCGGCCAACCTTGAATGGGCGGGTGCGATGCACGACGATCTTCTCGATGCCGTGAACTGGGCGGTGGATGAAGGCGTCGCCGTCAGAGAAAAGGTCGGCATCATGGGAGGCAGCTACGGCGGTTATGCCACGCTGGTCGGGCTCACCTTCACACCCGATGAATTCGCCTGTGGCGTGGATATCGTGGGTCCTTCAAACCTCAACACGCTGCTGGCGAGCATCCCGCCGTACTGGAAACCGACACTCGATCTGTTTTCCACCCGCGTCGGCGATCCCCGCACGGAAGAAGGAAAAGCGCTGCTCGAAGAGCGCTCCCCGCTCAACCATGTCGACCAGATCAGCAAACCGTTACTTATCGGACAGGGCGCCAACGATCCACGCGTAAAGCAGGCCGAGGCGGATCAGATCGTGAAGGCCATGCAGGAGAAGAATATCCCTGTCACCTATGTGCTGTATCCGGATGAGGGACATGGTTTCGCCCGTCCGGAAAACCGGCTCTCGTTCTATGCCGTCTCCGAGATCTTCCTCGCACAGCATCTCGGTGGTCGCACCGAACCCATCGGCAGCGACTTCGAGAATTCAAGCATCGAGGTACCCGAAGGCGCCGCTAACATTCCAGGACTCAGCGAAGCGCTGAAGAGCAACGAGTAG
- a CDS encoding porin family protein produces MRSVYTIVFLLVFAATSAYSQQEGFAGRPITNNLSMPTGNTLHAGEFSIGIGPVEYGISENVQLGTNLLLFLFQVYNADVKVSFVDTEREAFAAGLGVQYFNLNLLSGDNDVSLTSLSPYIVYTMPVGQKTRLHLGANYSYFEADVGVDEVEATASTSGTSVSAGVEHSLSQKTKFVGEAGYDIDFEGLRVGGGVMWGWEVFRLKLGLLYFSPKGIGGLVLPYVGLWWRFDG; encoded by the coding sequence ATGAGATCTGTATATACCATTGTTTTTCTCCTTGTTTTCGCCGCGACGTCGGCATACAGCCAGCAGGAAGGTTTTGCTGGCAGGCCCATCACAAATAACCTGAGCATGCCTACCGGAAACACATTGCATGCCGGTGAATTTTCCATAGGTATCGGTCCGGTTGAATATGGCATCAGCGAGAACGTGCAGCTCGGCACGAACCTGCTCCTGTTTCTTTTCCAGGTTTACAATGCCGATGTGAAAGTCTCCTTCGTCGATACCGAACGGGAGGCCTTTGCTGCCGGTCTCGGTGTTCAGTATTTCAACCTGAACCTGCTCTCGGGAGACAATGATGTCTCCCTGACGTCACTTTCACCCTATATCGTCTATACGATGCCTGTCGGACAGAAGACACGTCTGCACCTGGGTGCCAACTATTCGTATTTCGAAGCGGATGTCGGTGTCGATGAGGTGGAAGCCACTGCCAGCACAAGCGGTACATCAGTCTCTGCCGGAGTCGAACACAGTCTTTCGCAGAAGACCAAGTTCGTCGGTGAGGCAGGATACGACATCGATTTTGAGGGACTCCGTGTCGGAGGCGGCGTGATGTGGGGTTGGGAAGTCTTCCGGCTGAAGCTTGGCCTGCTGTATTTTTCACCCAAGGGTATTGGTGGGCTCGTTCTCCCGTATGTCGGACTCTGGTGGCGATTTGACGGCTGA
- a CDS encoding S8 family serine peptidase, with protein MVRPVLTFILVLVFAVSAGAQNPGEGEFTLERFSPEKLVLNNSAGSSRFELSHRHILVQFNADVPEEQQRNVLQEEAVPGSDENMFLASPRVVIAVLADGTSEQELLDVLQRLSARPEVRVVNPFLRYLDDGIELGIQDRFHVRLRSGMNRAALEAYAAQYGVTVIEANRYDPNIFVLSADKHAAGNAFELAVQFQKSGNFAWAEPDFVRLLERMSTNDPYMPYQWAINNDGSSIQYNGTPGADMDVLAAWGLTTGSSSVKVAIIDEGVDLSHPDLVANLNPGYDAMGLGSNGGPQNDDAHGTNCAGIVAAVANNNIGIAGVAYDCRIVPVRIAYGVGSYWATSDAILADGINWAWSNGGADVLSNSWGGGSPSLLINNAIDNAITMGRAGKGSTVLFSAGNGNGSVKYPANYNQTIAVAAMSMCDERKSPSSCDGEYWWGSDYGTNVDVAAPGVKIYSTDISGSAGYSSGDYYPTFNGTSSACPNAAAVMALIYSVNSSLTHQQARDILEQTTEKVGGYTYNSNVTGQPNGTWSNELGYGRVNAYNAVKQASISICLTETIPPTITAPPDLILSADPGQCSRDGAGVMLGTPTVDDNCPHTLVVTNNAPASYPVGVTTVTWTVTDGAGNSSTAVQKVTIQDQQPPVIALCAADVEVEGDAQDEAILPDLRAQVQASDNCSASLQIAQLPAPNTVLGAGAHTITFAVTDGAGNQNTCTSRYTVVRRVEIDPESQSVVAASACKYPVLVTRAVHINNSGGNFGSGVMMWTATTTAAEITLITSSGSEGDALQFTIDGRRLPYGTHTRTITINAYNSVTMTPASNAPYTLTVVIDNQPGGNVTVTQAVGSSWTPFLNSSGQKVAEVKSNSGPISSFTVTVQPCSLPYGLSRVRYVRRSFTLSSSASSLDVDIRLYYTNTEAMPMVSQPAALTVYNRPYNVWTSLGGTSYPLANMVELQGLTSLTGPFALAHPWVPKFPGDDVQAGSMLLAQNYPNPFNPTTTVRFSLEQTQHVRLTVYDMFGREVTVLAEGSYEQGTHEVVFDAAGLPTGTYFYMLEGAHAMLQRSMTFMK; from the coding sequence ATGGTCCGTCCCGTACTCACATTTATTCTGGTGCTGGTGTTTGCCGTCAGTGCAGGTGCCCAGAACCCGGGAGAGGGCGAATTCACGCTTGAACGTTTCTCGCCTGAAAAACTGGTTCTCAACAATTCCGCGGGGAGCAGCCGCTTCGAGCTGTCTCACCGTCATATCCTGGTTCAGTTCAATGCTGACGTTCCAGAAGAACAGCAGCGCAACGTATTGCAGGAAGAGGCTGTGCCGGGCAGCGATGAGAACATGTTCCTGGCGTCGCCGCGGGTCGTGATCGCCGTCCTAGCCGATGGCACATCAGAGCAGGAGCTGCTCGATGTGCTGCAGCGGCTCAGTGCCCGGCCCGAAGTGCGCGTGGTGAATCCTTTCCTTCGCTACCTCGATGATGGCATCGAGCTTGGCATACAGGATCGATTTCATGTTCGCCTCCGCAGTGGAATGAATCGTGCCGCACTTGAGGCCTATGCAGCACAGTACGGTGTGACGGTCATCGAAGCGAACCGCTATGACCCGAATATCTTCGTGCTCAGTGCGGACAAGCATGCCGCGGGCAACGCATTCGAACTGGCCGTGCAATTTCAGAAGAGCGGAAATTTCGCATGGGCGGAGCCCGATTTCGTGCGCCTGCTTGAACGCATGAGTACCAACGACCCTTACATGCCGTATCAGTGGGCGATCAATAACGATGGATCGTCAATTCAGTACAACGGTACGCCGGGCGCGGACATGGATGTGCTCGCCGCATGGGGACTGACCACCGGGTCCTCTTCAGTCAAAGTCGCCATCATCGATGAAGGCGTCGATCTCTCGCATCCCGATCTCGTGGCAAACCTGAATCCCGGGTATGATGCCATGGGACTCGGAAGCAATGGCGGACCGCAGAACGACGACGCGCACGGGACGAACTGTGCGGGTATCGTTGCCGCTGTCGCGAACAATAATATCGGTATCGCCGGGGTTGCCTACGACTGCCGCATCGTTCCCGTCCGCATTGCCTACGGTGTCGGTTCTTACTGGGCGACTTCCGACGCCATCCTCGCTGACGGTATCAACTGGGCGTGGAGTAACGGCGGCGCGGATGTGCTGAGCAACTCCTGGGGTGGCGGATCCCCGTCTCTGCTGATCAACAATGCCATCGACAATGCGATAACAATGGGTCGCGCGGGCAAGGGATCGACTGTTCTCTTCTCGGCGGGCAATGGCAATGGCTCGGTCAAGTATCCGGCCAACTACAATCAGACCATTGCGGTGGCCGCAATGAGCATGTGTGATGAACGGAAGTCCCCTTCGAGCTGCGACGGCGAATACTGGTGGGGCAGCGACTACGGTACGAACGTCGACGTTGCCGCACCGGGTGTCAAAATTTATTCGACAGACATCAGCGGCAGCGCGGGATACAGCAGCGGCGACTACTACCCGACCTTCAATGGAACGTCGAGTGCCTGTCCCAACGCAGCCGCAGTCATGGCACTGATCTACTCTGTCAATTCCTCGCTTACACATCAGCAGGCGCGAGATATTCTCGAGCAAACGACGGAGAAAGTCGGTGGGTACACCTACAACAGCAATGTAACCGGGCAGCCGAACGGAACCTGGTCAAACGAACTCGGCTATGGACGTGTCAACGCATACAATGCGGTCAAGCAGGCCAGCATTTCCATCTGTCTGACCGAAACCATTCCTCCGACGATTACGGCGCCACCGGATCTCATCCTCTCCGCCGATCCCGGGCAGTGCTCGCGTGACGGAGCAGGCGTGATGCTTGGAACGCCGACGGTCGACGACAACTGTCCCCACACCCTCGTCGTCACCAACAATGCCCCCGCAAGCTACCCGGTCGGCGTCACCACCGTGACGTGGACGGTGACTGACGGCGCAGGGAACAGCAGCACGGCCGTGCAGAAGGTGACCATACAGGACCAGCAGCCGCCGGTCATCGCTCTCTGTGCTGCGGATGTCGAGGTGGAAGGCGACGCACAGGACGAAGCGATTCTGCCCGATCTGCGTGCGCAGGTGCAGGCGAGCGACAACTGCTCCGCGTCCCTTCAGATCGCGCAGCTGCCGGCTCCCAATACCGTACTTGGTGCGGGCGCCCATACCATAACCTTCGCTGTGACCGATGGTGCGGGTAATCAGAACACCTGCACCTCGCGCTACACTGTTGTGCGCCGCGTCGAAATCGATCCGGAATCACAGTCCGTCGTCGCAGCAAGCGCCTGCAAATACCCGGTGCTTGTCACACGCGCGGTGCATATCAACAACAGCGGCGGCAATTTCGGAAGCGGGGTGATGATGTGGACAGCAACGACCACTGCCGCCGAAATCACATTGATTACCAGCAGCGGCAGCGAAGGTGATGCATTGCAGTTCACCATCGACGGACGGCGCCTGCCGTATGGTACGCATACGAGGACGATTACCATCAACGCCTACAACAGCGTGACCATGACACCGGCCAGCAACGCACCGTACACACTGACTGTCGTTATTGACAATCAGCCGGGCGGCAACGTGACCGTGACGCAGGCAGTGGGCAGCAGCTGGACACCCTTCCTCAACAGCAGCGGTCAGAAAGTCGCGGAAGTCAAGAGCAACAGCGGCCCGATTTCCAGCTTTACTGTAACAGTGCAGCCCTGTTCGCTGCCGTACGGACTCAGCCGCGTTCGCTACGTACGCCGCAGCTTCACCCTCTCCAGCAGTGCCTCCAGCCTCGACGTCGACATTCGCCTGTATTACACGAATACGGAAGCAATGCCGATGGTCTCCCAGCCCGCGGCCCTGACGGTGTACAATCGTCCGTACAATGTCTGGACCAGCCTTGGCGGTACCTCCTATCCCCTCGCCAACATGGTTGAACTGCAGGGACTGACAAGTCTGACCGGCCCCTTTGCACTGGCGCATCCCTGGGTTCCGAAATTCCCGGGAGACGATGTGCAGGCAGGTTCCATGCTGCTGGCGCAGAATTATCCCAATCCCTTCAATCCCACGACCACAGTACGTTTCTCACTCGAGCAGACCCAGCATGTACGCCTGACGGTGTATGATATGTTCGGACGGGAAGTGACTGTCCTTGCAGAGGGAAGCTACGAGCAGGGAACACATGAGGTCGTCTTCGATGCCGCGGGACTGCCGACCGGCACCTACTTCTACATGCTTGAAGGCGCGCATGCAATGTTGCAGCGCAGCATGACCTTCATGAAGTAG
- a CDS encoding GNAT family N-acetyltransferase: MQNNIVSSRLLIRPLRLADSTAIAAYRGDLEHMRFQSWKPQSEIEVRDFIRGMQGLTPGLPGIWYQFALIRQADDCLVGDCGIHVPLQFVDAAELGLTLAPEHTGKGYATEALQAVIAFCFNTLHMRVIIARMALENYASLHLTERCGFQMDDPGEYGLERDPEERFATLKRKQWEMQGE; encoded by the coding sequence ATGCAAAACAACATCGTCTCATCCCGACTCCTCATCCGTCCCCTGCGCCTGGCCGACAGTACCGCCATCGCGGCGTACCGCGGCGACCTCGAACACATGCGCTTCCAGTCGTGGAAACCGCAGTCGGAGATCGAGGTGCGTGATTTCATCCGTGGTATGCAGGGACTCACTCCCGGACTCCCCGGTATCTGGTATCAATTCGCTCTCATTCGTCAGGCCGACGACTGCCTGGTCGGCGACTGCGGTATTCACGTGCCCCTGCAGTTCGTCGACGCTGCGGAACTCGGCTTGACACTCGCACCGGAGCACACAGGGAAAGGGTATGCTACCGAGGCGCTGCAGGCCGTGATCGCGTTTTGTTTCAACACCCTGCACATGCGCGTCATCATCGCACGCATGGCTCTGGAAAATTATGCGTCGCTCCACCTGACGGAGCGCTGTGGATTTCAGATGGACGATCCGGGGGAATACGGACTCGAACGCGACCCGGAGGAGCGCTTCGCGACACTGAAAAGAAAGCAATGGGAAATGCAGGGGGAATAG